A single Nocardioides bizhenqiangii DNA region contains:
- a CDS encoding M36 family metallopeptidase, whose protein sequence is MNSSASLITSRRKWVGAWAVAAVAVVSMGVPGPSDGAAASRATPGPTDRSGDATALTNYDVRILSGDRRARADARQVRANGKAVARLSRSIGPDAVIDIDPLTGTPDQVAGRTTMLTGPSSRPAASVALDFVRAHLAAFGLERADLSTFVKVREYTDIHGVTHVYWAQQVAGDRVFGNGLRAHVDRRGRLISVQGAPIAGLGILARRAPSSHLGRSAAIRKAVTDTRLARPDLRPGATADRVWFFAPGGLRPAWLTYTEPGSAAGYEHVIDSATGSTLYRRSTVNFDGDAFVHENYPGATGRSRGGRAHHVNLIKRGFLLPNANFPKGKYATVWPDLNDDDKRQARETTPLPENRRQAYRMRLKGFPTAQDELRCSPRYKCSWDPTQAFSWRKNMAHDAIQGLYLTSRFAKWLSRPPFGFDRSSGNFTRKDGDPVDLNAIDGANTADGFPDGNHVNNANFSTPPDGRRPRMQMYLNYSPYLAASSSDDFLTLGHEFTHGLSNRLVVNSNNHSTLNSYQAGAMGEGWSDFYAFDYLLFRDYTTDTPEPGELSLDLYLAKGAVVTRTQAMDCGLDEASPRCVQILTGDDGGYTYDDVGDGQLGTQVHAAGEAWAQTLFDIRERLRHGVTMTVVTEGMRLAPDDPSMLDMRDAIIAADEAIYGGAHVDALWRKFADRGFGFYAGSDDGADAAPVADFNVPPPPGTLKGRIAGTVTDRDGNPLAGAVVRVAGHSEYSDVTDADGEYQISGVVAGTWPKVVATLDGYEPESEAVTVVGQQTTDFNPSLRRDWASASGGASIASFTGPDLTDIGCGPIQAIDLSQGSGWGSDTTATGDPADSEDDVDPKEIVIELPQQITLTEFGVNPSNTCGDPGSASTAGYEIYVAPTPSGPWGAPVADGTFTPEDRGTMVEIPVGAPIPNVGAVRYVMLSPQVPDWSGCPFDYAGCQFMDTTEVAAYDD, encoded by the coding sequence ATGAACTCGTCGGCATCACTCATCACCAGCCGCAGGAAGTGGGTGGGAGCCTGGGCGGTGGCCGCCGTCGCGGTCGTCAGCATGGGCGTACCGGGACCGTCGGACGGCGCGGCTGCCAGCCGGGCGACGCCGGGGCCGACGGATCGCTCCGGTGATGCCACCGCCCTCACCAACTACGACGTGCGCATCCTCAGCGGTGACCGGCGGGCCCGTGCCGATGCCCGGCAGGTGCGCGCCAACGGCAAGGCTGTCGCCCGGCTCAGCCGGAGCATCGGTCCCGACGCCGTGATCGACATCGATCCCCTGACGGGCACACCCGACCAGGTGGCCGGTCGGACCACGATGCTGACCGGTCCCAGCAGCCGACCTGCCGCTTCGGTGGCGCTCGACTTCGTGCGCGCCCACCTCGCCGCGTTCGGCCTCGAGCGGGCCGACCTCTCCACCTTCGTGAAGGTGCGCGAGTACACCGACATCCACGGCGTCACCCACGTCTACTGGGCCCAGCAGGTCGCCGGTGACCGGGTGTTCGGCAACGGGCTGCGTGCCCATGTCGACCGCAGGGGCCGCCTGATCTCGGTGCAGGGTGCCCCGATCGCCGGCCTCGGCATCCTTGCCCGCCGGGCGCCGTCCTCCCACCTCGGGCGCTCCGCCGCCATCCGCAAGGCCGTGACCGACACCCGTCTCGCCCGACCGGACCTACGGCCCGGCGCCACGGCCGACCGGGTGTGGTTCTTCGCTCCGGGCGGCCTGCGCCCGGCCTGGCTGACCTACACGGAGCCGGGCTCGGCCGCCGGCTACGAGCACGTGATCGACTCTGCCACCGGCTCCACGCTCTACCGTCGTTCGACCGTCAACTTCGACGGCGACGCGTTCGTGCACGAGAACTACCCGGGCGCGACCGGCAGGTCGCGCGGTGGTCGTGCGCACCACGTGAACCTGATCAAGCGCGGGTTCCTGCTGCCGAATGCGAACTTCCCGAAGGGCAAGTACGCGACCGTCTGGCCGGACCTCAACGACGACGACAAGCGTCAGGCCCGCGAGACCACGCCGTTGCCCGAGAACCGCAGGCAGGCGTACCGGATGCGGCTGAAGGGATTCCCCACAGCACAGGACGAGCTCCGCTGCTCACCGCGCTACAAGTGCTCGTGGGACCCGACCCAGGCCTTCTCCTGGCGGAAGAACATGGCCCACGACGCGATCCAGGGCCTCTACCTCACGAGCAGGTTCGCCAAGTGGCTCTCCCGGCCGCCGTTCGGCTTCGATCGCTCCAGCGGCAACTTCACCCGCAAGGACGGCGACCCGGTCGACCTCAACGCGATCGACGGCGCCAACACCGCCGACGGCTTCCCCGACGGCAACCATGTCAACAACGCCAACTTCAGCACCCCGCCCGACGGTCGCCGCCCGCGGATGCAGATGTACCTCAACTACAGCCCGTACCTGGCCGCGAGCTCGAGCGACGACTTCCTCACCCTCGGACACGAGTTCACCCACGGCCTGTCCAACCGGCTGGTCGTCAACTCCAACAACCACTCGACGCTCAACAGCTACCAGGCCGGCGCGATGGGCGAGGGCTGGAGCGACTTCTACGCGTTCGACTACCTGCTCTTCCGTGACTACACGACCGACACCCCGGAGCCGGGCGAGCTCAGCCTGGACCTGTACCTCGCCAAAGGCGCCGTCGTCACCCGCACCCAGGCGATGGACTGCGGACTGGACGAGGCCTCACCGCGGTGCGTGCAGATCCTCACCGGCGACGACGGCGGCTACACCTACGACGACGTCGGGGACGGCCAGCTCGGCACCCAGGTGCACGCCGCCGGCGAAGCCTGGGCGCAGACGCTCTTCGACATCCGGGAGCGCCTCCGTCACGGGGTCACGATGACCGTGGTCACCGAGGGCATGCGGCTGGCACCCGACGACCCGTCGATGCTCGACATGCGCGACGCGATCATCGCTGCCGACGAGGCGATCTACGGCGGGGCCCACGTCGACGCGCTGTGGCGGAAGTTCGCCGACCGCGGCTTCGGGTTCTACGCCGGCTCGGACGACGGCGCCGACGCCGCCCCGGTCGCCGACTTCAACGTGCCGCCTCCGCCGGGCACGCTGAAGGGCAGGATCGCCGGAACGGTGACCGACCGCGACGGCAACCCGCTCGCGGGTGCCGTGGTCCGGGTCGCCGGCCACAGCGAGTACTCCGACGTGACCGACGCCGACGGCGAGTACCAGATCTCGGGGGTCGTCGCGGGCACCTGGCCGAAGGTGGTCGCGACCCTCGACGGCTACGAGCCCGAGTCGGAGGCGGTCACCGTGGTCGGACAGCAGACGACCGACTTCAACCCATCGCTCCGGCGGGACTGGGCGTCGGCCAGCGGCGGTGCCAGCATCGCCAGCTTCACCGGGCCGGATCTCACGGACATCGGCTGCGGACCGATCCAAGCGATCGACCTCTCGCAGGGCTCCGGCTGGGGCAGCGACACGACGGCCACCGGCGATCCCGCGGACAGCGAGGACGACGTCGACCCGAAGGAGATCGTGATCGAGCTGCCGCAGCAGATCACGCTCACCGAGTTCGGCGTCAACCCGTCCAACACCTGTGGTGACCCGGGCAGCGCGTCGACCGCGGGCTACGAGATCTACGTCGCTCCGACGCCGTCCGGCCCGTGGGGCGCGCCCGTCGCGGACGGCACGTTCACGCCGGAGGATCGCGGCACCATGGTCGAGATCCCGGTAGGCGCACCGATCCCCAACGTCGGCGCCGTCCGGTACGTGATGCTCTCGCCGCAGGTCCCCGACTGGAGCGGCTGTCCGTTCGACTACGCCGGCTGCCAGTTCATGGACACCACGGAGGTCGCCGCGTACGACGACTAG
- the mfd gene encoding transcription-repair coupling factor has product MADAADGRLPAHELTGPEPLRPFIVAGLARTGRPVLAVTATTREAEQLVAELGDMIDPETIGYYPSWETLPHERLSPRSDTVGRRLAVLRRLCHPGTEPGTGPLSVVVAPVRSLLQPQVKGLGDLAPVELAVGESADLEDVVAGLVGAAYSRVDLVERRGEFAVRGGIVDVFPPTEEHPLRVEFWGDEVEEIRSFAVADQRTIATQPRLWAPPCRELLLTDDVRARAEDLGRDHPELREFTDKLAQGIAVEGMEALIPALVDELELLVDLLPAGTQVLVLDPERARARAHDLVATSEEFLGASWAAAAGGGQAPIDLQAASYRELADVRAHVLEHDRSWWTFSPFGLGDGSLVELVETFEGASTSSTNKVAARPTEPYRGDVERAFADVGKWRSEGHTVVIVHAGHGPAERMVEALGERDVPARLVEDLPVGTRPDPDVVTVTCGNLAHGLVDDGLRLVVLTGEDIVGQKASTRDMRAMPTRRKRQIDPLELKAGDYVVHEQHGVGRFVEMRQREVNGATREYLVLEYGASKRGAPPDRLFVPADSLDQVTRYVGGEQPSLDRLGGGDWTKRKNRAKKAVREIAAELIKLYAARQATKGHAFGPDSPWQRELEDAFPFHETPDQLTTVDEVKGDMERTIPMDRLVCGDVGYGKTEIAVRAAFKAVQDGKQVAVLVPTTLLVSQHLSTFTERMSGFPILIKGLSRFQTDKEAAEVMAGLADGTVDVVVGTHRLLNPDIRFKDLGLIIVDEEQRFGVEHKEQMKRLRTSVDVLSMSATPIPRTLEMAITGIREMSTITTPPEERHPVLTYVGGYEDRQIVAAVRRELLRDGQVFYIHNRVQSIEKAAAKLRELVPEARVATAHGQMGEHQLEQVMLDFWEKRFDVLVCTTIVESGLDVSNANTMIIERADTLGLSQLHQLRGRVGRSRERAYAYFLYPTEKPLTETAHERLATLAQHSDLGGGMAIAMKDLEIRGAGNLLGGEQSGHIADVGFDLYVRLVGEAVRDFRDDAPEQLDEIRIELPVDAHLPHDYIPSERLRLEMYKRLAEVRTDADVDEINEELDDRYGEPPMPVVALMLVARFRARARQAGLREITVLGKNVRFAPVTLPDSRVVRLQRMYPKSIVKTQVESILVPRPGTPGATGRPLEGIALLEWARVVIDAVIDPTS; this is encoded by the coding sequence ATGGCGGACGCCGCCGACGGGCGGCTCCCAGCGCACGAGCTGACCGGCCCCGAGCCGTTGCGTCCGTTCATCGTCGCCGGGCTGGCGCGCACCGGGCGTCCGGTGCTCGCGGTCACCGCGACCACCCGGGAGGCGGAGCAGCTGGTCGCCGAGCTCGGCGACATGATCGACCCCGAGACGATCGGTTACTACCCCAGCTGGGAGACGCTCCCGCACGAGCGGCTCAGCCCCCGCAGCGACACCGTCGGTCGCCGGCTCGCGGTGCTGCGGCGGCTCTGCCACCCGGGGACGGAGCCGGGCACCGGGCCGCTCTCGGTCGTCGTCGCACCGGTGCGCTCGTTGCTGCAGCCCCAGGTGAAGGGGCTCGGCGACCTGGCGCCGGTCGAGCTGGCTGTGGGGGAGTCTGCCGACCTCGAGGACGTCGTCGCCGGCCTGGTCGGGGCGGCGTACTCGCGCGTCGACCTGGTCGAGCGGCGCGGCGAGTTCGCCGTCCGCGGCGGCATCGTCGACGTGTTCCCGCCGACCGAGGAGCACCCGCTGCGGGTGGAGTTCTGGGGCGACGAGGTCGAGGAGATCCGGTCGTTCGCGGTCGCCGACCAGCGGACGATCGCGACCCAGCCGCGACTGTGGGCGCCGCCGTGCCGCGAGCTGCTCCTCACCGACGACGTGCGGGCCCGGGCCGAGGACCTCGGCCGCGACCACCCCGAGCTGCGGGAGTTCACCGACAAGCTTGCGCAGGGCATCGCGGTCGAAGGCATGGAGGCGCTGATCCCGGCCCTCGTCGACGAGCTCGAGCTTCTCGTCGACCTGCTGCCCGCCGGGACCCAGGTGCTGGTGCTCGACCCCGAGCGGGCCCGCGCCCGCGCTCACGACCTGGTCGCGACCAGCGAGGAGTTCCTCGGCGCGTCCTGGGCGGCCGCCGCCGGCGGCGGCCAGGCACCGATCGACCTGCAGGCGGCGTCCTACCGTGAGCTCGCCGACGTACGCGCCCACGTCCTCGAGCACGACCGGTCCTGGTGGACCTTCTCGCCGTTCGGCCTGGGCGACGGTTCGTTGGTCGAGCTTGTCGAGACCTTTGAGGGGGCCTCGACAAGCTCGACCAACAAGGTGGCGGCGCGGCCGACGGAGCCCTATCGCGGCGACGTCGAGCGGGCGTTCGCCGACGTCGGGAAGTGGCGGTCCGAGGGGCACACGGTGGTCATCGTGCACGCCGGCCACGGTCCGGCCGAGCGGATGGTAGAGGCGCTGGGGGAGCGCGACGTGCCGGCGCGGCTGGTCGAGGACCTGCCGGTCGGCACCCGGCCCGACCCCGACGTCGTCACGGTGACTTGCGGCAACCTCGCCCACGGACTCGTCGACGACGGGCTGCGGCTCGTCGTCCTCACCGGCGAGGACATCGTCGGCCAGAAGGCGTCGACGCGGGACATGCGGGCGATGCCGACCCGGCGCAAACGGCAGATCGACCCGCTCGAGCTCAAGGCCGGCGACTACGTCGTGCACGAGCAGCACGGCGTGGGCCGGTTCGTCGAGATGAGGCAGCGCGAGGTCAACGGAGCGACCCGCGAGTACCTCGTCCTGGAGTACGGCGCCAGCAAGCGCGGCGCCCCGCCGGACCGGCTGTTCGTCCCGGCCGACTCCCTCGACCAGGTCACCCGCTACGTCGGCGGCGAGCAGCCCAGCCTCGACCGGCTGGGCGGCGGCGATTGGACCAAGCGCAAGAACCGCGCGAAGAAGGCGGTCCGCGAGATCGCCGCCGAGCTGATCAAGCTCTACGCCGCTCGGCAGGCCACGAAGGGCCACGCGTTCGGGCCGGACAGCCCGTGGCAGCGCGAGCTCGAGGACGCCTTCCCGTTCCATGAGACCCCCGACCAGCTCACGACCGTCGACGAGGTCAAGGGCGACATGGAGCGGACCATCCCGATGGACCGGCTGGTCTGCGGCGACGTCGGCTACGGCAAGACCGAGATCGCGGTGCGGGCGGCGTTCAAGGCGGTGCAGGACGGCAAGCAGGTGGCGGTGCTGGTGCCGACCACGCTGCTCGTGAGCCAGCACCTGTCGACCTTCACCGAGCGGATGAGCGGCTTCCCCATCCTGATCAAGGGCCTCAGCCGGTTCCAGACCGACAAGGAGGCGGCCGAGGTGATGGCCGGGCTCGCCGACGGCACGGTCGACGTCGTCGTCGGCACCCACCGGCTGCTCAACCCCGACATCCGGTTCAAGGACCTGGGCCTGATCATCGTCGACGAGGAGCAGCGGTTCGGCGTCGAGCACAAGGAGCAGATGAAGCGCCTCCGGACCAGCGTCGACGTGCTGAGCATGAGCGCGACGCCGATCCCGCGGACGCTCGAGATGGCGATCACCGGCATCCGCGAGATGTCCACGATCACCACCCCGCCCGAGGAGCGGCACCCGGTGCTCACCTACGTCGGTGGCTACGAGGACCGCCAGATCGTCGCCGCCGTACGACGGGAGCTCCTGCGCGACGGCCAGGTCTTCTACATCCACAACCGGGTGCAGTCGATCGAGAAGGCCGCCGCCAAGCTCCGCGAGCTGGTGCCCGAGGCGCGGGTCGCCACCGCCCACGGCCAGATGGGCGAGCACCAGCTCGAGCAGGTGATGCTCGACTTCTGGGAGAAGCGGTTCGACGTGCTCGTATGCACCACGATCGTCGAGTCCGGCCTCGACGTGTCCAACGCCAACACGATGATCATCGAGCGTGCCGACACCCTCGGCCTCAGCCAGCTGCACCAGCTGCGCGGCCGGGTCGGCCGCAGCCGCGAGCGGGCCTACGCCTACTTCCTCTACCCGACCGAGAAGCCGCTCACCGAGACCGCGCACGAGCGGCTGGCGACCCTCGCCCAGCACTCCGACCTCGGCGGCGGCATGGCGATCGCGATGAAGGACCTCGAGATCCGCGGTGCCGGCAACCTGCTCGGCGGCGAACAGTCCGGACACATCGCGGACGTGGGCTTCGACCTCTACGTGCGCCTCGTCGGCGAAGCGGTCCGCGACTTCCGCGACGACGCTCCCGAGCAGCTCGACGAGATCCGGATCGAGCTCCCCGTCGACGCGCACCTGCCGCACGACTACATCCCGAGCGAGCGGCTGCGGCTGGAGATGTACAAGCGGCTGGCCGAGGTCCGCACCGACGCCGACGTCGACGAGATCAACGAGGAGCTCGACGACCGGTACGGCGAGCCGCCGATGCCCGTCGTCGCGCTGATGCTGGTCGCCCGGTTCCGTGCCCGGGCCCGTCAGGCCGGCCTCAGGGAGATCACCGTGCTCGGCAAGAACGTCCGCTTCGCGCCGGTGACGCTGCCCGACTCCCGGGTGGTCCGCCTGCAGCGGATGTATCCCAAGTCGATCGTCAAGACCCAGGTCGAGTCGATCCTGGTGCCGCGCCCCGGCACCCCGGGTGCCACCGGGCGTCCGCTCGAGGGCATCGCCCTGCTTGAATGGGCGCGCGTTGTGATCGACGCCGTCATCGACCCGACTAGTTGA
- a CDS encoding MazG family protein, with protein MASPPDDALAEFVAVMRRLRAECPWKQQQTHRSLARYLLEETHETLEAIDTGDVEHLREELGDLLLQVVFHAVIAEQAGEFDLDDVARDITAKMRRRNPHVYGPPHDSAGAPPDAASVTEVWEAIKATEKHRDRVTDGLPPGLPALLYADKVLDRLERAGQSVEQRPTDDLGDRLLALVAESRQRGVDPEQALRDAVRRLL; from the coding sequence ATGGCGTCACCTCCCGACGACGCGCTCGCGGAGTTCGTCGCAGTCATGCGCCGGCTGCGGGCCGAGTGCCCGTGGAAGCAGCAGCAGACCCACCGGTCCCTCGCGCGCTACCTGCTCGAGGAGACCCACGAGACGCTCGAGGCGATCGACACCGGCGACGTCGAGCACCTGCGGGAGGAGCTCGGCGACCTCCTGCTCCAGGTCGTCTTCCACGCGGTGATCGCCGAGCAGGCGGGGGAGTTCGACCTCGACGACGTGGCGCGTGACATCACCGCCAAGATGCGGCGCCGCAACCCGCACGTCTACGGACCCCCTCACGACTCGGCCGGAGCGCCGCCCGATGCCGCGTCGGTCACCGAGGTCTGGGAGGCCATCAAGGCCACCGAGAAGCACCGCGACCGGGTCACCGACGGGCTGCCGCCCGGACTGCCGGCGCTGCTCTACGCCGACAAGGTGCTCGACCGGCTCGAGCGGGCCGGCCAGTCGGTGGAGCAGCGCCCGACCGACGACCTCGGCGACCGGCTGCTCGCCCTCGTCGCGGAGTCGCGGCAGCGGGGAGTCGACCCGGAGCAGGCGCTGCGCGACGCCGTACGCCGCCTGCTCTGA
- a CDS encoding M4 family metallopeptidase, whose protein sequence is MLTTRSVVASTIFAAAAALTVAPLGTAVADDPKPKPPSAASSAPDSDTAPRPSRDAVAAAAAADIVTARVPQLHLSRYDKVHAQETLRSAQLRFVPYERTYRGLPVDGGDFVVVVDGDGNVVYTSVAQTAKVSLADVQPSVAATTARTRSAGKVNDARLGRSQLVVLQRGSRSDLAWRTTATGRRAGEPSRLDVYVDADSGEVLQTLEGVASGDGNAGWSGPNPVPIQTRKVGSTYEMTMKTAPTMTCQDLATNLTFTGPDDVWGNGDPTNKETACVDALYGAQQMNKMMASWLGRAGMNGSNGWLPMRVGLAAQNAFYDGTQVQFGFNPSGQWVSSLDVTAHEFGHGVDHHTPGGISRGSTQEFIADTFGTSTEWFDNQPAPHDVRDFLIGEEINLAGHNEIRNMANPSLEGHPNCYSPAMDTSDQVHANAGPGDHWFYIASQGTNPASGPVSPTCNATTQLGIGIQKVMKVLYTAMLMKTTASSYPRYRAWTLIAARHLYGQANCTEFNRIRAAWNAVSVPAQGDEGTCTKNAGGAAVTNATARTATAGSPFTPFTMTATGGTAPYTWSALGLPTGLSINPSTGQVSGTLNKDTAGTWVVEVTATPAAGAAGKAWFTFYVASPTTPACSGQRLGNSDFELPSDAPWTTFAGKIGPHGASLSRTGVKHAWLGGYGSGPTNHLGTRIDTLTQSVTVPAGCKATLVFYVWSLTDEDSSTTGFDTLTVKAGNTTLLTRSNLDAINVEACGSCPKTYAKVTKVLPGGLAGTTFELSFNTNENDVLFTNWHIDDVTLKISPP, encoded by the coding sequence ATGCTCACCACCCGCTCCGTGGTGGCCTCGACGATCTTCGCCGCCGCTGCCGCACTGACCGTTGCGCCGCTCGGGACCGCAGTCGCGGACGACCCGAAGCCCAAGCCCCCTTCCGCCGCGTCGTCCGCGCCCGACTCGGACACGGCGCCCAGGCCGAGTCGCGACGCCGTCGCAGCGGCCGCAGCGGCCGACATCGTCACCGCCCGCGTGCCTCAGCTCCACCTCAGCCGCTACGACAAGGTGCACGCACAGGAGACCCTGCGGTCGGCCCAGCTCCGGTTCGTGCCCTACGAGCGCACCTACCGTGGCCTCCCCGTCGATGGCGGCGACTTCGTCGTGGTGGTCGACGGTGACGGCAACGTCGTCTACACGAGCGTCGCCCAGACGGCGAAGGTCAGCCTGGCCGACGTCCAGCCCTCCGTCGCGGCCACGACAGCGCGCACCAGGTCCGCCGGCAAGGTCAACGACGCCCGGCTCGGCCGCAGCCAGCTCGTGGTCCTGCAGCGAGGGTCCAGGTCCGACCTGGCGTGGCGGACCACGGCGACCGGCCGGCGTGCCGGCGAGCCCTCCCGGCTCGACGTGTACGTCGACGCGGACAGCGGCGAGGTGCTGCAGACCCTCGAGGGTGTCGCCTCCGGCGACGGCAACGCCGGCTGGTCGGGCCCCAACCCGGTGCCGATCCAGACCCGCAAGGTCGGCAGCACCTACGAGATGACGATGAAGACCGCGCCCACGATGACCTGCCAGGACCTGGCGACGAACCTGACGTTCACCGGGCCCGACGACGTCTGGGGCAACGGCGACCCGACGAACAAGGAGACGGCCTGCGTCGACGCGCTCTACGGCGCGCAGCAGATGAACAAGATGATGGCCAGCTGGTTGGGCCGCGCTGGCATGAACGGCAGCAATGGCTGGCTGCCGATGAGGGTAGGACTCGCCGCCCAGAACGCCTTCTACGACGGCACCCAGGTCCAGTTCGGCTTCAACCCCTCGGGGCAGTGGGTGTCCTCGCTCGACGTCACCGCTCACGAGTTCGGTCACGGCGTCGACCACCACACACCGGGCGGGATCTCGCGGGGCAGCACCCAGGAGTTCATCGCCGACACCTTCGGCACCTCCACCGAGTGGTTCGACAACCAGCCCGCACCGCACGACGTGCGCGACTTCCTCATCGGCGAGGAGATCAACCTGGCCGGTCACAATGAGATCCGCAACATGGCCAACCCGTCGCTGGAGGGCCACCCCAACTGCTACTCGCCGGCCATGGACACGAGCGACCAGGTGCACGCCAACGCCGGGCCGGGCGACCACTGGTTCTACATCGCCTCGCAGGGCACGAACCCCGCGAGCGGCCCGGTGAGCCCGACGTGCAACGCCACGACCCAGCTCGGGATCGGCATCCAGAAGGTGATGAAGGTCCTCTACACGGCGATGCTGATGAAGACCACCGCGTCGTCGTACCCGAGGTACCGGGCGTGGACGTTGATCGCCGCCCGCCATCTCTACGGACAGGCGAACTGCACGGAGTTCAATCGGATCCGCGCGGCGTGGAACGCGGTCTCGGTGCCCGCCCAGGGTGATGAGGGCACCTGCACGAAGAACGCCGGCGGGGCGGCCGTCACCAACGCCACTGCACGCACGGCGACGGCAGGTTCGCCGTTCACGCCGTTCACGATGACCGCGACCGGTGGCACCGCGCCGTACACGTGGTCCGCCCTCGGGCTGCCGACCGGCCTGTCGATCAACCCGTCCACGGGGCAGGTGTCGGGCACCCTCAACAAGGACACGGCCGGGACCTGGGTCGTCGAGGTCACGGCAACTCCCGCGGCCGGAGCTGCCGGCAAGGCCTGGTTCACGTTCTACGTCGCGAGCCCCACGACGCCCGCGTGCTCCGGCCAGCGGCTCGGGAACTCCGACTTCGAGCTTCCGTCGGACGCGCCGTGGACGACCTTCGCCGGCAAGATCGGGCCACACGGAGCATCCCTGTCGAGGACGGGCGTCAAGCACGCCTGGCTCGGTGGCTACGGCAGCGGCCCGACCAACCACCTCGGGACGCGGATCGACACGCTGACGCAGTCCGTGACGGTCCCGGCGGGCTGCAAGGCGACGCTGGTGTTCTACGTCTGGTCGCTGACGGACGAGGACTCCTCGACCACGGGGTTCGACACGCTGACGGTCAAGGCGGGCAACACGACGCTGCTGACCCGGAGCAACCTCGACGCGATCAACGTGGAGGCCTGCGGGTCCTGTCCGAAGACGTACGCCAAGGTGACCAAGGTATTGCCCGGCGGCCTCGCCGGGACGACGTTCGAGCTGTCGTTCAACACCAATGAGAACGACGTGTTGTTCACGAACTGGCACATCGACGACGTGACGCTGAAGATCTCCCCACCCTGA